From a single Nicotiana tabacum cultivar K326 chromosome 8, ASM71507v2, whole genome shotgun sequence genomic region:
- the LOC107817014 gene encoding protein kinase G11A-like, with the protein MLLEAMGGLPATCEITESIEELNPESKMDDDILNTGKQYCMKDDINKLFEAIEIRTSHRGVKDALNKSAMKRPMRSSPARASGFDNSEPANLKQAFRGLCISQASELAAVKKRSSKASRLSGVSETGAAKRLYRPIAVQVNGPEHTVNEGIGNLVEISLIPDMSMSNPSDKITDYEHVPIKEKSTYATYSCHLSKDAMKNGAEISEISGGDEAFRHSTNIGSGYLKEASEQKDVLELPHSSTATSAKKVEAQMMPASDEAPTTVIPADKEQARDFDLVSCSSIFSTGNKVIRPTSSSPNQMRPVSRSRTFVKKKVASVLTSSSKQSNGDNDLSCSTSEIACQTPEHVLRYNQKEENKESSESCSANSIEVSSSMLDASVTKPGLSSSSCNRTRSIVTKGDERSLSREKGEISQSSKSSIGDYSSTTSVSEESYRSGSSRSGYRPHMSKDLRWEAIRCVQKQHGNISLRQFKLLKKLGGGDIGTVYLSELMGTNCLFAVKVMDNDFLTSRRKMTRAQTEKEILQILDHPFLPTLYAHITNDKYSCLVMEYCPGGDLHVLRQKQPNKNFSEQAARFYVAEVLLALEYLHMLGVIYRDLKPENVLVREDGHIMLSDFDLSLRCAVNPMLVKSSSPVVKPPKTSSPCSESSCIDPFCLHPSWQVSCFTPRFLSAAGKTRKLKADIAAQVTPLPQLVVEPTDARSNSFVGTHEYLAPEIIKGEGHGSAVDWWMFGIFLYELLYGRTPFKGPGNEDTLANVVSQCLKFPAYPMVSSSARDLIRRLLQKEPENRLGAEKGAAAIKQHSFFEGLNWALIRCETPPELPRFCDLGNVIPDTNQQNKESAKPQKEFKSIGEDIEFEMF; encoded by the exons ATGCTTCTAGAAGCAATGGGTGGTTTGCCTGCTACTTGTGAAATTACGGAGTCAATAGAGGAATTAAATCCTGAATCTAAAATGGATGATGATATCCTGAACACTGGTAAACAGTATTGTATGAAGGATGATATTAACAAACTGTTTGAAGCTATAGAAATTAGGACTTCCCATAGAGGTGTCAAAGATGCATTGAATAAAAGCGCAATGAAGAGACCAATGAGATCTAGCCCCGCTCGAGCATCAGGTTTTGACAATTCTGAGCCTGCAAATTTGAAGCAGGCCTTCAGAGGATTATGCATCTCTCAGGCATCAGAGCTTGCGGCTGTGAAGAAGCGGTCGTCGAAAGCGTCCAGGCTGTCGGGTGTCTCAGAGACAGGGGCTGCCAAAAGACTTTACAGGCCCATCGCTGTTCAGGTTAATGGCCCTGAACATACTGTCAACGAAGGTATAGGGAATTTAGTGGAGATATCCCTCATCCCAGATATGAGTATGTCAAATCCTTCTGATAAGATTACTGATTATGAACATGTGCCCATTAAAGAAAAATCTACTTATGCTACCTATTCTTGCCATCTTTCTAAAGATGCAATGAAAAACGGTGCAGAAATAAGTGAAATTTCAGGCGGAGATGAGGCTTTTCGACACTCAACCAATATTGGTTCGGGTTACTTGAAAGAGGCGTCTGAGCAGAAAGATGTTTTGGAACTACCGCATTCTTCAACTGCCACTTCTGCTAAAAAAGTTGAAGCCCAAATGATGCCCGCCTCAGATGAAGCTCCGACAACTGTAATCCCAGCAGACAAGGAGCAGGCACGAGATTTTGATCTTGTTTCTTGCTCATCTATTTTTAGTACTGGAAATAAAGTCATCAGACCTACTTCTAGCAGTCCAAATCAGATGAGACCAGTTTCCAGAAGTAGAACCTTTGTTAAGAAGAAAGTCGCTTCTGTTCTCACCAGCAGTTCCAAGCAATCTAATGGTGACAATGATTTGAGTTGTAGTACAAGTGAGATTGCTTGTCAGACACCTGAACATGTACTGAGGTATAATCAGAAAGAAGAGAATAAGGAATCTTCAGAATCATGTTCTGCTAATAGCATAGAAGTTAGTTCATCTATGCTGGATGCAAGCGTTACCAAACCTGGTCTTAGCTCAAGCAGTTGTAACAGAACAAGAAGTATAGTTACAAAAGGTGATGAAAGATCATTGTCAAGAGAAAAGGGGGAGATATCTCAAAGTTCAAAGAGTAGCATCGGGGATTATAGCAGCACCACGAGCGTTAGCGAAGAAAGCTATCGCAGTGGGTCTAGCCGCAGTGGCTATCGGCCTCATATGTCCAAGGATTTGAGATGGGAAGCCATTCGTTGTGTTCAGAAGCAGCATGGAAACATTAGTTTAAGGCAATTTAAGTTGCTTAAAAAACTTGGCGGAGGGGACATTGGGACTGTTTATCTATCTGAACTAATGGGCACGAACTGTCTGTTTGCTGTGAAAGTTATGGACAATGACTTTCTGACCAGCAGGAGGAAGATGACAAGAGCGCAGACCGAAAAAGAAATACTGCAAATACTGGATCATCCATTTCTTCCTACGCTCTATGCCCATATTACCAATGACAAATATTCATGTTTAGTGATGGAATATTGTCCAGGAGGTGATCTCCATGTGCTCCGACAAAAGCAACCCAACAAGAATTTCTCTGAACAAGCAGCCAG ATTTTATGTCGCTGAAGTTCTTCTTGCTTTGGAATACCTTCACATGCTTGGAGTCATTTACCGAGACTTAAAACCAGAGAATGTCTTGGTTCGAGAAGATGGTCATATCATGCTCTCCGACTTTGATTTGTCTCTTAGGTGTGCTGTTAATCCTATGTTGGTGAAATCATCATCTCCTGTCGTTAAGCCTCCAAAGACGTCTAGTCCATGCTCGGAATCTAGCTGCATAGATCCCTTTTGCCTACATCCATCCTGGCAAGTGTCCTGCTTCACCCCTAGATTTTTATCTGCAGCAGGTAAGACACGTAAGCTAAAAGCGGACATTGCTGCACAAGTCACACCTTTGCCACAGCTGGTAGTGGAGCCAACCGATGCCCGCTCCAACTCGTTCGTAGGAACCCATGAGTACCTGGCACCAGAGATCATCAAAGGAGAAGGTCATGGCAGTGCAGTAGATTGGTGGATGTTTGGTATCTTTTTATATGAACTGTTATATGGAAGGACACCTTTCAAAGGACCAGGAAATGAGGATACATTAGCCAACGTGGTTTCTCAGTGTCTCAAGTTCCCTGCATATCCTATGGTTAGCTCTAGTGCGAGAGATTTGATCAGACGGTTGTTGCAGAAGGAACCCGAGAATAGGTTGGGAGCTGAGAAAGGGGCAGCAGCGATAAAGCAGCATTCTTTCTTCGAGGGACTTAACTGGGCGTTAATACGATGTGAAACACCACCAGAACTGCCTAGATTCTGTGACTTGGGAAATGTAATCCCTGATACCAACCAACAGAACAAGGAGAGTGCCAAGCCTCAAAAAGAGTTCAAAAGTATAGGAGAGGATATTGAGTTTGAGATGTTTTAG